TCTGAATAAGGGAAACGTGTACGCATACTTAGCCGGTGATGACTCGAAGGTGAGCAGGAAGACAGCGCGCCGCATTATGGAATACGCGGAGGAGAGAAGCGCCCAAGAAGGGGCCGAGCGCCCGGTGCGTGTGGCGGGGTAAGATTGATCGCGGTTTTGATTGATAATCGATTGGGTTTGTTGGGCGGAGTCTATGTCTGCTATTGATATTGCGCTTGTTGTGATTGCCTTGGTGGCGGTGGGAGTTGCTGTGGTTTGCGCCCTGCAGCTTAAGGGCCTTCGTGCCGAGTTGCGAGAGCGTGGCGGCAACGATGCGGAGACGCTCGCGGCGCTCGAGCAGGCCAACAATGCACTCGACGCCCTTAATGTGGCGCTGGCAGAAACGCGCCGCACGGCAAACGCCATCGCGCAGCAGCAGACGACCGACGCCGCTGTGGAGCAGCAACGCTACCTGACCATCGCGCGTGAGTTCTCGCAGGCTGGCGACCGTATGGATGACCTGCGCCGTGAGACGGCTCAGCAGCTCGGCGCCAACCGCGAGGGCATCGAGCACCGCCTGGACAAGGTGCGCGAGACGGTTGATGCCCAGCTGGGCGCCATCCGCAAGGACAACAACGTGCAGCTCGACCAGATGCGCGCGACGGTGGACGAGAAGCTCTCCCGTACGCTCAACGACCGTCTGTCCGCATCGTTTAGGCAAGTGAGCGATCAGCTCGAGGCCGTGTACAAGGGCCTGGGCGACATGCAATCTATCGCTACCGGCGTGGGCGACCTTAAGCGCGTTCTGGGCAACGTCAAGGCGCGCGGCATTTTGGGCGAGGTACAGCTGGGCGCGATCCTGGCGGACATCCTTACGCCCGACCAGTATCTGGAAAACGTCGCCACCAAACCTGGCGCCTCGGAGCGTGTTG
The DNA window shown above is from Collinsella aerofaciens and carries:
- a CDS encoding DNA recombination protein RmuC, with translation MSAIDIALVVIALVAVGVAVVCALQLKGLRAELRERGGNDAETLAALEQANNALDALNVALAETRRTANAIAQQQTTDAAVEQQRYLTIAREFSQAGDRMDDLRRETAQQLGANREGIEHRLDKVRETVDAQLGAIRKDNNVQLDQMRATVDEKLSRTLNDRLSASFRQVSDQLEAVYKGLGDMQSIATGVGDLKRVLGNVKARGILGEVQLGAILADILTPDQYLENVATKPGASERVEFAVKLPVDEGDPVLLPIDSKFPGDAYEHLLDAQESGDTEAVAAARKTLDAMVKREAKDICEKYLSVPATTNFGIMFVPFEGLYAEVVSRPGLIETLGRDYHVNVAGPSTMAAILNSLQMSYQTFKLQKRTDDVLRVLSAVKAELPRYQAALRRAQQQIETAGKTVEGIITTRTNVMERKLKDIDALEDTDQADVILGLTSAGQEDED